The Aristophania vespae genome contains a region encoding:
- a CDS encoding AAA family ATPase — MNGTKLREIREDLRLTQKELHEAIISALGEKKYDKTRISHWENDREKIPKDVIQIINKLIEKRKEQVKVIAFANQKGGVGKTTSALNIAAALKKNGLRVLLIDLDPQASASDWILREKSLECWRNGKTIYHALLKDTPLKECIIHSNCFEEQLCSFDMIPSHIHLSEADGRREPGFEHSLSEAIEHIANDYDYIIIDAPPNLGLLTYMALVAADKVIIPVQTEPPDAMGVALLLDTVSKVQRRLNSRLRIAGILPTRYNSRQAVDREVLYFLIQSVNQKAPVIEPIPDSFVFGNAAYNGKIAIEASPKTKAVGPYIRLASALAQEEPLPLALLNFVATEDEDEASN, encoded by the coding sequence ATGAACGGAACCAAGCTAAGAGAAATACGCGAAGATCTACGGTTAACTCAAAAAGAGCTACATGAGGCTATAATCTCCGCTTTAGGAGAGAAAAAATACGATAAAACAAGAATAAGTCACTGGGAAAATGATCGAGAGAAAATTCCCAAAGACGTTATTCAAATTATTAATAAGCTTATTGAAAAGCGCAAAGAGCAAGTTAAAGTCATCGCTTTTGCTAACCAAAAGGGTGGTGTAGGAAAAACAACAAGTGCTTTAAATATAGCAGCAGCACTTAAGAAAAATGGGCTCCGTGTTCTACTGATAGATCTTGATCCACAAGCATCTGCTTCGGATTGGATATTACGAGAAAAATCATTAGAGTGCTGGCGCAATGGAAAAACTATCTATCACGCATTACTAAAAGACACGCCTCTCAAAGAATGCATTATTCATAGTAATTGTTTCGAAGAACAGCTTTGCTCCTTTGATATGATCCCAAGTCATATACATTTATCTGAGGCAGATGGCCGTCGTGAGCCTGGGTTTGAACACTCATTGTCTGAAGCAATAGAGCATATAGCTAATGACTATGATTACATTATAATTGATGCACCCCCCAACTTAGGGCTTTTAACTTATATGGCCTTAGTTGCTGCTGATAAGGTCATTATCCCTGTGCAAACAGAGCCACCAGATGCAATGGGCGTAGCACTCCTTTTAGACACAGTCTCCAAAGTGCAAAGACGTTTAAATTCTAGGCTTAGAATTGCTGGAATATTGCCAACAAGGTATAACTCACGACAGGCCGTAGATAGAGAAGTGCTATATTTCTTAATACAATCAGTTAATCAAAAAGCGCCTGTCATTGAACCTATACCAGACAGTTTTGTATTTGGTAACGCCGCATATAATGGAAAAATTGCGATAGAAGCATCTCCCAAAACTAAAGCGGTTGGACCTTATATTCGTTTAGCTTCAGCCTTGGCGCAAGAAGAACCACTACCTTTAGCTTTGTTAAATTTTGTAGCTACAGAGGATGAAGATGAAGCCTCAAACTAG
- a CDS encoding flagellar basal body-associated FliL family protein, producing the protein MNDSPSNLESQETGDGQSLTNNDPKKKKITKKRLIIIGAACCVVFGGGCILSWEEGFFPFSSSKNKQAHEQEERIKNLLASHLLLGIPAVTANLDGGNGNTVYVKMAANVEIDGRYDSATLQEVIPKVQDVFQTYLHETRPQELHGSGFYRLKETILRRLRVTLSPLNVTNIYITELLTQ; encoded by the coding sequence ATGAATGACAGCCCTTCCAATCTTGAGTCTCAGGAGACAGGAGATGGACAATCTTTAACTAATAATGATCCAAAAAAGAAAAAAATAACAAAAAAAAGACTTATAATCATAGGTGCTGCTTGTTGTGTTGTGTTTGGTGGAGGCTGTATCCTTTCCTGGGAAGAGGGTTTTTTTCCCTTCTCTTCATCTAAAAATAAACAAGCACATGAACAAGAAGAAAGAATAAAAAACCTTTTAGCTTCACATCTTCTTTTAGGTATTCCGGCAGTTACAGCTAATTTGGATGGCGGAAACGGCAATACAGTATATGTCAAGATGGCGGCGAACGTAGAAATAGATGGAAGATATGATTCAGCTACGCTTCAAGAAGTAATTCCCAAAGTGCAAGATGTTTTCCAGACTTATCTACACGAAACAAGACCACAAGAATTACATGGCAGTGGTTTCTATAGGTTAAAGGAGACTATTTTGAGACGTTTGCGGGTAACACTCTCTCCTTTAAATGTTACAAACATATATATCACTGAATTACTTACCCAATAA
- a CDS encoding response regulator transcription factor: protein MRLICIGDTQKNTDGRPCRALSMAISEGNILLRMSGREGILSMLRDFSSDIVIIQQTQPDPYLVRMIRANRFDIPIIIIARNLIAIDTAEVISAGADDCVSITIEPVELLARIKAVVRRGRGYGTTSQIITIGRLTVKEDTQEVLLDNDPILLTHAEYEVVSLMARRRGSLLNKSVILSALYADGNRPASKTIDVMVCRIRQKMRKRGIIEPFKTSWGMGYRLNENAFLPLGAREKDNLDVPNYVTKESSLPITGD, encoded by the coding sequence ATGCGGTTAATTTGCATAGGAGATACGCAGAAAAATACGGACGGACGTCCGTGTAGAGCACTCTCAATGGCTATTTCTGAAGGTAATATCCTTTTACGAATGTCAGGACGTGAAGGAATTTTGAGTATGCTCCGTGATTTTTCTTCTGATATAGTTATCATACAGCAAACACAACCTGATCCCTATTTGGTTAGAATGATCAGGGCTAACCGTTTCGATATTCCTATAATAATTATAGCACGCAACCTGATAGCAATAGACACAGCCGAAGTCATTTCGGCCGGAGCGGATGATTGCGTCTCTATTACAATAGAGCCTGTAGAATTATTAGCTCGTATCAAGGCAGTTGTTCGTAGAGGTAGGGGATATGGCACAACGAGCCAAATAATTACAATTGGACGTTTGACGGTAAAAGAAGATACTCAAGAAGTTTTGTTAGATAACGACCCCATTTTACTTACTCATGCTGAATATGAGGTCGTGTCCTTAATGGCAAGGCGTCGTGGAAGTTTACTAAACAAATCAGTTATTCTTTCGGCACTATATGCTGATGGTAATCGTCCTGCCAGTAAAACAATTGATGTCATGGTCTGTCGTATACGACAGAAAATGCGAAAAAGGGGTATTATAGAACCATTTAAAACAAGTTGGGGAATGGGTTATCGTTTAAACGAGAACGCTTTTTTGCCGTTAGGAGCGAGAGAAAAAGATAATCTTGACGTTCCAAATTATGTGACGAAGGAGTCAAGTTTACCTATTACGGGGGACTAA